A window of the Neofelis nebulosa isolate mNeoNeb1 chromosome 13, mNeoNeb1.pri, whole genome shotgun sequence genome harbors these coding sequences:
- the C13H10orf105 gene encoding uncharacterized protein C10orf105 homolog isoform X1 → MWEGVVAGNGWEAGCAVCPQLAGRRVRLRAGRRLGAGSWELGPAAIGAMSTRGPSPLAFLTTPVTPGGPTEAADPLPALLALACIFLLLASCLLFMTLCKPAALDPSRRARECMPHHPGSPSEPQLRLWKRLGSLRRSLHSFRRGRPAPRRPLPGCEDNLDCDCTESTKM, encoded by the exons ATGTGGGAAGGAGTGGTAGCAGGGAATGGGTGGGAGGCGGGCTGTGCTGTGTGCCCTCAGTTGGCCGGGCGCAGGGTGAGGCTGCgagcaggaaggaggctgggcGCTGGGAGCTGGGAGTTAGGTCCTGCCGCCATTG GAGCCATGAGCACACGGGGTCCCAGCCCCCTCGCCTTCCTCACCACCCCTGTCACTCCCGGCGGCCCCACAGAAGCAGCTGACCCCCTCCCGGCACTACTCGCCCTGGCCTGCATCTTCCTTCTGCTGGCCAGCTGTCTGCTCTTCATGACCCTCTGCAAACCGGCCGCTCTGGACCCGAGCCGCAGGGCTCGGGAGTGCATGCCCCATCACCCCGGGAGCCCCAGCGAGCCCCAGCTCAGGCTCTGGAAGCGCCTGGGCTCTCTGCGCCGCTCCCTGCACAGCTTCCGCAGAGGCAGGCCTGCTCCCAGACGCCCCCTGCCGGGCTGCGAGGACAACCTCGACTGTGACTGCACGGAATCTACCAAGATGTGA
- the C13H10orf105 gene encoding uncharacterized protein C10orf105 homolog isoform X2, translating to MSTRGPSPLAFLTTPVTPGGPTEAADPLPALLALACIFLLLASCLLFMTLCKPAALDPSRRARECMPHHPGSPSEPQLRLWKRLGSLRRSLHSFRRGRPAPRRPLPGCEDNLDCDCTESTKM from the coding sequence ATGAGCACACGGGGTCCCAGCCCCCTCGCCTTCCTCACCACCCCTGTCACTCCCGGCGGCCCCACAGAAGCAGCTGACCCCCTCCCGGCACTACTCGCCCTGGCCTGCATCTTCCTTCTGCTGGCCAGCTGTCTGCTCTTCATGACCCTCTGCAAACCGGCCGCTCTGGACCCGAGCCGCAGGGCTCGGGAGTGCATGCCCCATCACCCCGGGAGCCCCAGCGAGCCCCAGCTCAGGCTCTGGAAGCGCCTGGGCTCTCTGCGCCGCTCCCTGCACAGCTTCCGCAGAGGCAGGCCTGCTCCCAGACGCCCCCTGCCGGGCTGCGAGGACAACCTCGACTGTGACTGCACGGAATCTACCAAGATGTGA